The following nucleotide sequence is from Devosia salina.
ACTCACATGGCCTGTTCTTTTTGGACCATGACCATGATGGTCGCAGGGTTGCGCTATGGTCGTTTCAGCGTGATGCGTTGCGGCATGTCCCGTCGAAGTAAAGACCATCGAGGCGTTGAGTGTCAGCGCCATCAACAAGGTCAGCAGTGCCTGAACTATCCGCGTCATTTGTGCTCGATGAATAACGTCGCTTTCATCTGGTCCCGCTATCTGGCGGGGTCAAGGGTTACACACGTTGGTGACCGGCGAACCGCATGAAGACAAAATCACCCGACACATCGAATGCCATCACGTCGTACTCATCGGGGGCGCTCCCTGCCGGACCTTCCATCCCTGGTGAGCCAATGGGCATGCCAGGAACGGCCAGACCTCGGATCTGCGGACGCTGATCAAGCAAGGCAACGACGGCTTCGGCAGGCACATGACCTTCAAGCACATATCCGTCAATTGTCGCCGTGTGGCATGAACGAAGCTCAGTCGGAACTCCGAGATTGTCCTTGACAGTCTCCATCTCCTCGATTTCTTCCACGTCGATCGCAAATCCGGCTTGCTCAAGGTGGCGGGCCCACCCTGTGCAGCAGCCACACCAGGGATCTTTCTTGATCGAGATCACCGGGCCTGCGCCTCGCGCCAGCGCCGGCCCCATCAAGGTCGCGCCCGCGAGGCTCAGGGCGCCAATGGTGAAAATACGTCGGCTGATCGGCATGATGGGACCTTTGCATTCTAGGAAACCGGTCAATTGATGACGTGTCATTCTGTCCGCGTGATGGCAAACCGGACAAAGCGACCATAAGACCGCTTTGCCCGGCTGCCATTGATCTGGCGCAATCAGGCGGCGAGCGTGCCGGAATATCCCGCCAGCTTGATGGCATCGGCGATGTCCTGCGCGGGGCGGGCCGTTTCCACCTGCACCTTTCGGGTCGCGACGTCGATCTTGATTTCGCAAGTCGGGTCGGTGCTTTTGACGGCCTTCTCAATGGTCGAGGCGCAATGGCCGCAGGTCATGTCCGAGACAGTGAAGTTATACATATCGTGTCCTTTCTGGTTGAGACACGATGGAAGATGGTTCTTCCCACGGTGGGAGGGTCAAGGCCCGATCTGAAAATCTTTCAATCCATGACTTTTATCGCAAAAAGCGCTTGACCTTACCAACGTTGGAAGCCCCAGATGGAGTGGCAGTCGAAATGAAAGGACTGCAAAATGTCTACGGACACCATTACTTCCGGATCCAGTTTCGAGTTCCCCATTGAAGGCATGACCTGCGCCTCCTGCGTGCTGCGGGTGGAAAAGGCGATTGCTGCTGTTCCTGGTACGATCAAAGCCATTGTCAACCTGGCGACCGAGCGGGCAAGTGTCGAAACAGATGGATCGGTGCAACCGAGCGCCATCATCGCCGCCATTAACTCGGCCGGTTACGAAACCAGCGTCGAAAGCTTTGAACTCGAAATCGAGGGCATGACCTGCGCTTCATGCGTCGGACGCATCGAACGGGCTCTGTCCGCCGTACCTGGCGTCATCAGTGCCAGTGTCAATCTCGCCACTGAAAAGGCCACCGTCAGTGCAACGGGTGGTCTGGTCACGCGCGCCGTGCTTGAAGCGACGGTCAAGGAGGCTGGCTATGACGTCCGTCAGGTCGCGTCCGAAGCCGGTGCCGAGCCGGTTCCCGCCGCCGACCGCAAGGCGGCCGAGGCCCGCAAGCTCAGCTGGGCCTTCGGCCTCTCGGCAGTGTTGACTGCCCCGCTTTTCGTCATGGAAATGGGCTCGCACTTCATTCCGGCGGTGCACATGTTCATCATGAACACCATCGGCATGCAGACCAATCACTATCTGCAGTTCATCCTGGCCACCGTTGTCCTGTTTGGGCCCGGCCTGCGCTTCTACCAGAAGGGTATTCCGGCCCTGCTGCGCGGTGCGCCGGACATGAACTCGCTCGTCGTCCTGGGCACGTCGGCGGCCTGGGGCTTCTCGGTTGTCTCCACTTTCTTCGGCGGCCTGCTGCCTGCCGGCACCGCCAATGTCTATTATGAAGCGGCATCGGTCATCGTGACGCTGATCCTTCTCGGGCGTCTCCTTGAAGCGCGCGCCAAGGGCCGCACCAGCCAGGCCATCCAGCGCCTCGTCGGCTTGCAGGCCAAGACCGCACGCGTTGTGCGCGACGGGGCCGTGATCGAACTGCCGCTCGAGGCCGTCCGTGCCGGCGACCGCATCCGGATCCGCCCCGGCGACAAGGTTCCGGTCGATGGTATCGTGCGGTCCGGTGAGTCTTATGTTGACGAAGCCATGATCACCGGCGAGCCCATTCCGGTCCGCAAGGGCGAGGGTGACGAAGTAGTGGGCGGCACGATCAACAAGACCGGCTCCTTCGAATTCGAAGCCACCAAGGTTGGCGCAGACACGCTTCTGGCGCAGATCATCCGCATGGTCGAGGCCGCCCAGGGCTCAAAGCTGCCCATCCAGGCGCTGGTCGATCGCGTCACCGGGGTCTTTGTCCCGGTCGTCATTGCCATCGCCCTGGCCACCTTTGCCGTCTGGTTTGTCTTTGGCCCGTCGCCGCAGCTCACCTTCGCCTTGGTCAATGCCGTTGCCGTGCTCATCATCGCCTGCCCGTGTGCCATGGGCCTGGCGACACCGACTTCCATCATGGTCGGAACCGGCCGCGCCGCCGAACTGGGTATCCTCTTCCGTAAGGGCGAAGCCCTGCAGACCCTGCGTGATGTTGAGGTTGTTGCCCTCGACAAGACCGGCACTCTCACCAAGGGCCGCCCGGAACTGACCGACCTGATCGTGACCGAGGGCTTTGATCGCACCGACGTTCTTCGTCAGGTGGCAAGCCTTGAAACCCTTTCGGAGCACCCGATTGCCGAAGCTATTGTTGCCGCGGCTGAAAAGGGCGGACTGGTTCTGACGGCGCCCCGGGGCTTTGAGGCTACGCCGGGCTATGGGATTTCCGGCATTGTTGAAGGCCGCAAGGTTCTTGTCGGCGCCGATCGCGCCCTGGCCAAGGCGGGCATTGCGGTCGATCACTTCGCCGGCAATGCCCGCCAGTTGGGTGATGAAGGCAAGAGCCCGCTCTATGCCGCCATCGACGGCACGCTTGCCGCCATCATCGCCGTCGCCGACCCGATCAAGCCGACCAGCCGCAGCGCCATTGCGGCTCTCCATGAGCAGGGTCTGAAAGTGGCAATGATCACTGGCGACAATGCCCGCACCGCCCATGCCATCGCCCGCCAGCTGGGGATCGACGAAGTTGTTGCCGAGGTCTTGCCCGATGGCAAGGTCGACACCATCAAGCGTCTGCGTGCCGATGGTCGCAAGGTGGCCTTTGTCGGCGACGGTATCAATGACGCGCCGGCCCTGGCTGAGGCAGATGTTGGCCTGGCCGTTGGCACCGGCACCGACATTGCCATAGAGAGTGCGGACGTGGTCCTGATGTCGGGTGATCTGCGCGGTGTTTCCACGGCCCTCGCGATCAGCCGGGCCACGATCCGGAACATCAAGCAGAACCTGTTCTGGGCCTTCGCATACAATGCTACACTGGTGCCGGTTGCTGCCGGGATCGCCTATCCCTTCACGGGGACGCCGCTCTCGCCGGCCCTTGCCGCTGGCGCCATGGCCCTGTCGAGCGTCTTCGTGCTCGCCAATGCCCTCCGTCTGCGGTCCTTTGGAGCGCAGGTTGGCTCCGAAGCAGGTACCGCTGTTGCGCCACTTGAGCTGGAGTATGCAAAATGAACATCGGACACGCAGCTAAGGCTACAGGCATCTCGACTAAGATGATCCGCTACTATGAGACCATCGGTCTGATCACTCCTGCACACCGATCAGATGCCGGGTATCGCGTCTATACCGATCACGACATCCATGCGCTTCGCTTCATCAATCGCGCCCGGGACCTCGGTTTCTCGGTCGAACAGATGCGAGACCTCCTGGCGCTGTGGCGGGACCGCAGCCGCGCCAGCGCCGATGTGAAGTCGATCGCGCTCGAGCATGTCGCCAAGCTGAAAGAAAAAGCGCTGGCTCTCGAGGCAATGAGTCGAACACTTGAGCATCTGGCGGAAAATTGTCACGGCGATGACAGGCCGGATTGCCCTATCATCGAAGAGTTTGCTGTTTCTCCGGCACCAAAAGTACTGATCCGTAGAAAGCCTCGATTTGGTGTTGCGGGTGAGATTGACCCGCATACCCACTAATCATTTAAGGCGGTGAATTTTCATCGCCTTTTTTGTTTGAAACATTTCTCCTAACCCCTCTTGACTCGACCAGCGTTGGAAGCCGGACACCGGGGTTAATCGCAATCAGCGAGAAACCTTTTTCTGGGGAACTCCAATGCAGAAGTTCACACCGGATCCGAAGAGATGGGCCGCTCTGGCATTGCTGTGTGCCGCCCAATTCATCGTCATCCTCGACACCTCCATCATCGGCGTGGCGCTGCCCGCTATCCAGGCCGACCTCGGCTTTTCCGCCAGCGGTCTGAGCTGGATCTTCAACGCCTATGTCATCGCCTTTGGCGGCCTGTTGCTGCTCGGCGGACGGTTGAGCGACCTGTTCGGCGCCCGCCGTATCTTCACCACCGGCTTTGTCATCCTGACCGCCGCTTCCCTCCTTGCCGGCCTCGCCACAAGCCAGGAAATCCTGCTAGCAGGCCGCGCCCTGCAAGGAATCGGTGCGGCCCTGATTGCACCATCGGCCCTTACCATCGTCATGCGCCTCTTCGGGCACAATGGTGCCGAACTGGGCAAGGCCTTCGGTTTCTGGGGTGCTGCCGCTGCAGCCGGTGGCTCCGCCGGTGTCTTCCTCGGCGGCGTGATCACCGAGTGGATGGCCTGGCCTTGGACCTTCCTCATCAATGTGCCGCTTGGCCTGATCGTGCTGGCCTCCATCCCGGCCGTTCTGCGCAAGTCCGAACAGGCACGCGGCAAGGTTGACTGGTTCGGCGCGATTACTGTCACCGGTGCGTTGGTGTCGCTGGTCTATGCCATTGTCACCATCGAGACGGCCGGCCTTGGCTCGCCGCTGATCCTGTCGCTGCTCGGCATTTCGCTGGCGCTCTTCGTGATCTTCCTGGTCGCCCAGCGCGTTCGCCGCGAACCGCTGCTGCCCCTCGGTATCTTCAAGGCGCCGAACCTGGCCGCCGGCAATCTGGTCATGGCCCTTCTGGGTGCGGCCTGGATCCCGCTGTGGTTCTTCCTCAATCTATATTTGCAGCAGATCCTCGGTCTCTCCGCCCTCGCCAGTGGCCTTGCGCTCCTGCCGATGACGGTTCTGATCATGATCGTGATGGTGGGCTTCTCCGGCAAGCTGATCGGCCGCTTCGGACCGAAGACCAATCTTATCCTCGGCCTGATGCTGATGGGGGCGTCCCTCATCCTCTTCGCTAACCTGCCGCTGGATGGATCATACGTGATCAACGTTCTGCCGGCTTCCCTGCTGGCGGCACTGGGCATGGCCCTGGCCTATATCCCGGCCACCATGTCGGGCATGGCAGGCGCCAAGCCTGAGGAAACCGGTCTGGCCTCGGGCCTCATCAACACCACCTACCAGATTGGCTCGGCCATTGGTCTTGCCGTCATGGTGGTGATCTCCACCGCCGGCTTCGGCCATGGCAGCGCTGGCCCGGCAGAAATGCTTCAGGGCTTCCAGGCGGCGTTCCAGGGCGCAGGTGTCGTTGCAGCCGTTGCTGCTCTGGCAACACTCCTCCTCATTCGCGGCGGCGCCGCCCAGCGGGAGGTGCCGGTGGGCTAAACCCCAGGCGTGGCGGGCTTGGGCTCGCCACGTCCCGGCAGATCATCATGTTCGAAGATTTCACTCATTATGTGGAGCCGCCGAAACCAACCCGTCGATGGTTCCGCTGGCGTGCCTGGTTCAGCCTAAAACCAAGGCACCCGGCTCCCAACCCTCATCTCCTCAAAGACATCGGGCTCGACGGGCTCGGAACTCTCTCGGAAAGATCAAGCAAATGACACGCGTACTCGTTCTCTACTACTCGGCCTGGGGCCATATAGAATCCATGGCTCATGCCGTCGCTGAAGGCGCCAGCCAGGCGGGAGCATCCGTCTCCATTCGCCGCGTGCCGGAGATTGTGCCTTTGTCGGCGGCCGAAAGGGACGGCCACCTGATAGACCAGTCGGCACCGCTCGCTTGCATCGATGAGCTTGCAGACTTCGACGCCATTATTATCGGCACGCCCACCCGTTTCGGCTCCATGGCTGCCCCAATGCGGGCATTCCTAGAACGGGCTGGCGGACTTTGGTCTCGCAATGCGCTCGTTGGAAAAGTCAGCGCAATTTTCACCACCTCGGGCACCCAGCACGGTGGTCAGGAGACCACAATTCTGACGGCGATGCCGACGCTGTTCCATCTTGGAATGATCATTGTTGGCCTCCCCTACACCTTTGAGGGTCAAGCCGGGCTGGAGGAAGTCAAGGGGGCAGCCCTTACGGCGCCGGAGCGATCGTCGGCAGCGATGGCGAACGGATGCCAACCGCCGCCGAACTGGCCGGAGCTCGCTTCCAGGGCCATCACGTAGCTACCCTGGCCTCGCGGCTCGCTCACAAATTAGCGGCTTGATCCCGTTGGCGGAGATGATGTCTCCGCCAATCCTGCTTGCACGACGATAGGGCATTGACCTGCCCAGCGTTGGAAGGCCGATGACAGACAACACCATCCCAAGAGGTGCAAAATGCAGACGTCATCTTCCACAACCATCGAAATTTACACGACCCCGACTTGCCCGGACTGCCGGCAGCTCAAGGCGTGGTTCGATCAGCTTGGCATCCCCTTCGAGGAACACGACCTTGCCCGCCCTGGCGTGGCCGAGCAGGCCAAGGCACGAACCGGTGTGCGGGTCGCACCCATCACAGTGGTCGGGACCAAGGTCTATTACGGTACCCATGACACACAGCGCGCTCGGTTGCGTCAGGATTGGCCCGGCCTGTTCGGGAACGGACGATGACAACTCTCCGTCTTCCCCAGTGCCAATCACGCATCGAAATGACCGAAGGGCAAACTGTGCTCGAGGCCGCACTCCAGGCGAATGTGCCGTTTCCCCATAGCTGTCGGTCCGGTCGGTGCGGCGCATGCAAGTCCCAACTCCTCTCGGGCGAGGTGATGATGCTGCAGCATTCGCCATTCGCGCTCGACGCTTCGGAGAGGACGGCTGGCAACATCCTGGCCTGCCGCGCCGTGCCGCTGACGGACGTTGCCGTCGCCTGGCGCAATGAACAGGTCGTCGTCGGTGCGCAGGCCCGGATCGTCGCGCTCCATACCATGGCGCCCGATATCTATCGGCTGGTCCTACGCCCCGATGAACCGATTGCCTTTTCACCCGGTCAGTTTTTCGAAATCGAACTGGCGCCCGGCATCACCCGCAGCTACTCGGTAGCCAGCGAGCAAGGGGCACTCGATCTGGAGTTCCACATTCGCGCCATAGCCGGTGGACGCGCTTCCGGCATTCTTGTTAGGGAGCGTGAGCTGGGCGACGTTGTCCGCGTTTCCGGGCCGTTCGGAACTGCCATTGGCGATGACCAGGCCTCGGGACCAATCCTTGCGATTGCCGCCTCGACAGGCCACGCACCGGTCCAGTCGATATTGATCTCAAACGACGGCCGGCGCGTGCATCTTGTCTCCTTTGCGCGTCAGCACGACGGCTTCTATCTCAACGGCCTCTTCACCCGCGCGGCCGAGGCGGACACCCGCTTCACCTACCAAGCGATCACGACCGGAGCCGTCGCAAGGGGCAAATCGGCATCGCCTTTGGCAGAGGCGATACACCAGCTCGATTGCAGCTTGCTCTCAGGGCAGGTCTACATCGCCGGGCCGTCGGGCTTTGTTGACGCGGCGGCGGCACTGGTCTCGGCCCGGCACTGCCTCACCGGCGCCATCCTTACCGACAGGTTCGAATTGAGCGCCGCCGCGGCTTCTTGACTGAGGGAGCGAATGGATCGGCGAAAATCATCCGCCGATCCAAATCCTTAGGGACAGCGAAGGTAGCCCATGTAACCGGCCTGCAATTGGTCAGCGATCGCCAGTTCCATGATAACCTCGGGCAAGTCCTGGTCAGTGAGTTCTTCAATCGCCTGGCCGTCTTTGCCCGCAAGGGTGAGGCTAAGGTCGCCCGAAGCAAACGAACCCATATTGTCGCTCCCGATCCGCACGACATCGCCAGACAACTTCAGCGCCGCGAAGGTGCCCGCATCACCAGGTCCGATTGCCAGCGCCGGTTTGCTGTCTTCTGTGTACAGGAAGGTGCACTGTGACCCGGCGGGCAGGGCCGCTGAGATCTCTTCCGGGCTCAGAAACTCTGGATCGAGCACAGTAACTTCGGCGCTTGCCAGGGCAGCAGCGATGCTGTCGACCATTGGCGCAGGCGTTGTTGGATTGGCCGGCTGTTTGCCATCTTCGGCGATCGACGCCAGCAAGTACTTCATCTCCGAAATTTCCTTGTCCTGGGCATAAATGATCTCGTCGGCCAGCTTGCGCACCCGGCCGTCTTCGATACCCGCCCGCGACGAGGTCATGATGGCGATGGAGTGGTGCGGAATCATCGCACTCATATAGTCGCTGTCGTCGACCGTGACCTGGCTGCGCACCAGCCAAAGCGACAATCCGAAAACCACAGCCGCACCCGCAAAGATGGCAACGTTGAGCGCCTTGTTCTTATACATGGAGAGCATGAAGGCCAGCATGATGATGGCCATTGCTCCACCCATCACCAATGCCATCCAGGCCCGCGTCTCCGACCAGAAGACGTGGCTGAAGAGATAGGTATTGAGGTACATCAGACCGAACATCACGACGGTTGACGTGGCGATCATCAGGAAAAAGCGGCCGTATTTCATCGGTTCCTCCATCATTGTCCGATGGGAAATGACCTTTCCACGTGGGAAGGTTGCACGACCGCGCAATTTTACTATGTGCCCAGGGAAAAATCGGAACTTCCTGGTCCCCCAGGCACTCATTCATTGTCGAACACTGAGCGTCGACGGCGATTGAAGGAGGGCGCATTATGTCCCAACAGCAAACTGCAGGACCACGGTCCGCTTCTCTCTACCGAATGGTTATGCCGTCCCACATTTGCCCGTACGGCCTGAAGTCGAAGGATCTCCTTGAGCGGGCGGGCTATACGGTGGAGGACCATCACCTCAAATCCAGGGAAGAAACTAACGCGTTCAAGCGCGAACACCAGGTCGAAACTACGCCGCAGACATTTATCAACGGGTCCAGGATTGGTGGTCATGATGATCTACGGCGCTTCCTCGGAAAGCCGGTCGCCGACCCCAACGCCACCAGTTATCGACCGGTCATCGTGTTGTTCGCACTCACGGCCTTCACCGCCGTCGCCGCCAGCTATGCAGCCTATGGAACGCCTTTCGTGGTGCGCACTGTGGAATGGTTCATCAGCTTCTCAATGGTCGCCCTCGCTCTCCTGAAGCTTCAGGATGTCGAACAGTTCAGCACGATGTTTCTCAACTACGACCTGCTTGGGCGGCGATGGGTGCCCTACAGCTATATTTACCCTTATGCCGAGGCCCTTGCCGGGCTCCTGATGATAGCCGGGGCGCTCATCTGGCTCTCGGTTCCTGTTGCGCTCTTCATCGGTACCGTGGGAGCGGCGTCTGTTTACAAGGCGGTCTATATCGACCGGCGTGAACTCAAATGCGCCTGTGTTGGCGGCTCGAGCAATGTGCCACTCGGGTTCGTGTCGCTCACGGAAAATCTGATGATGGTCGCAATGGCTCTATGGATGCTCGTTTCAAGAGCTCTGCTTTCGGCGGCCTAAACAATGGTCCGCTATCTGGCCCGCGCACTCCGGAACAGGACCGACCGCAAACGGCCCCGCTAAAGGCGCTGGCGTGGAATTGTGGGGCAGGGGGCTTCCATAACCCGCCGGGCAGGTGGGCGCCCTCATTTCGGCGGTTCAGGCGAGTTTTTCGGTTGCCTGAAAGCGGTCGGTCAACTCGTGGTTATGACGACGGGGTTCCCAGTGCGCCCCAGGCGCTACACCGTAGTCTAGGCAACGGGCGGATATCGGTAGCAAATCCGTTTCCCAAAAGACAAAGACCCCCTCGGTAGGGCCGGCGAGACAAACTTGCTGGCGCGCAGCCAGGCCTGATGTGTCGGCGCGCCAAGGCCGTGGTGTAGCGGCCCTGGCGCAGATCACTTACGGCAGTGGGGCTTCAGTGCCCGACATGGCGAGGACAGGCTCCGGCAGGCGCAGGCCCTGCACTTCTATCGCGGCCACGGCCGCGTTCAGTTCGTTCAACTCGTCGGCGGTGAACTCGACGCTGGTCGCGCCGACATTCTCGATCATGTGCGCCATTTGCGTCGTGCCCGGAATGGGTACGATCCAGGGCCGCTGGGCCATCAGCCAGGCCAGTGCAATCTGTCCCGGTGCGGCCAGCTTGCGCTCGGCCCAGTCGCGAGCAATCTCGACCATTTGAAGATTGTTGTGCAGGTTTTCTGGCGAGAAGCGGCCCTCGGCGCCGCGGATATCGCCTTCGGCAAACCGGGTGTTTTCAT
It contains:
- a CDS encoding DUF411 domain-containing protein; translation: MPISRRIFTIGALSLAGATLMGPALARGAGPVISIKKDPWCGCCTGWARHLEQAGFAIDVEEIEEMETVKDNLGVPTELRSCHTATIDGYVLEGHVPAEAVVALLDQRPQIRGLAVPGMPIGSPGMEGPAGSAPDEYDVMAFDVSGDFVFMRFAGHQRV
- a CDS encoding heavy-metal-associated domain-containing protein translates to MYNFTVSDMTCGHCASTIEKAVKSTDPTCEIKIDVATRKVQVETARPAQDIADAIKLAGYSGTLAA
- a CDS encoding heavy metal translocating P-type ATPase, with product MSTDTITSGSSFEFPIEGMTCASCVLRVEKAIAAVPGTIKAIVNLATERASVETDGSVQPSAIIAAINSAGYETSVESFELEIEGMTCASCVGRIERALSAVPGVISASVNLATEKATVSATGGLVTRAVLEATVKEAGYDVRQVASEAGAEPVPAADRKAAEARKLSWAFGLSAVLTAPLFVMEMGSHFIPAVHMFIMNTIGMQTNHYLQFILATVVLFGPGLRFYQKGIPALLRGAPDMNSLVVLGTSAAWGFSVVSTFFGGLLPAGTANVYYEAASVIVTLILLGRLLEARAKGRTSQAIQRLVGLQAKTARVVRDGAVIELPLEAVRAGDRIRIRPGDKVPVDGIVRSGESYVDEAMITGEPIPVRKGEGDEVVGGTINKTGSFEFEATKVGADTLLAQIIRMVEAAQGSKLPIQALVDRVTGVFVPVVIAIALATFAVWFVFGPSPQLTFALVNAVAVLIIACPCAMGLATPTSIMVGTGRAAELGILFRKGEALQTLRDVEVVALDKTGTLTKGRPELTDLIVTEGFDRTDVLRQVASLETLSEHPIAEAIVAAAEKGGLVLTAPRGFEATPGYGISGIVEGRKVLVGADRALAKAGIAVDHFAGNARQLGDEGKSPLYAAIDGTLAAIIAVADPIKPTSRSAIAALHEQGLKVAMITGDNARTAHAIARQLGIDEVVAEVLPDGKVDTIKRLRADGRKVAFVGDGINDAPALAEADVGLAVGTGTDIAIESADVVLMSGDLRGVSTALAISRATIRNIKQNLFWAFAYNATLVPVAAGIAYPFTGTPLSPALAAGAMALSSVFVLANALRLRSFGAQVGSEAGTAVAPLELEYAK
- the cueR gene encoding Cu(I)-responsive transcriptional regulator, yielding MNIGHAAKATGISTKMIRYYETIGLITPAHRSDAGYRVYTDHDIHALRFINRARDLGFSVEQMRDLLALWRDRSRASADVKSIALEHVAKLKEKALALEAMSRTLEHLAENCHGDDRPDCPIIEEFAVSPAPKVLIRRKPRFGVAGEIDPHTH
- a CDS encoding MFS transporter, coding for MQKFTPDPKRWAALALLCAAQFIVILDTSIIGVALPAIQADLGFSASGLSWIFNAYVIAFGGLLLLGGRLSDLFGARRIFTTGFVILTAASLLAGLATSQEILLAGRALQGIGAALIAPSALTIVMRLFGHNGAELGKAFGFWGAAAAAGGSAGVFLGGVITEWMAWPWTFLINVPLGLIVLASIPAVLRKSEQARGKVDWFGAITVTGALVSLVYAIVTIETAGLGSPLILSLLGISLALFVIFLVAQRVRREPLLPLGIFKAPNLAAGNLVMALLGAAWIPLWFFLNLYLQQILGLSALASGLALLPMTVLIMIVMVGFSGKLIGRFGPKTNLILGLMLMGASLILFANLPLDGSYVINVLPASLLAALGMALAYIPATMSGMAGAKPEETGLASGLINTTYQIGSAIGLAVMVVISTAGFGHGSAGPAEMLQGFQAAFQGAGVVAAVAALATLLLIRGGAAQREVPVG
- a CDS encoding glutaredoxin family protein, with the protein product MQTSSSTTIEIYTTPTCPDCRQLKAWFDQLGIPFEEHDLARPGVAEQAKARTGVRVAPITVVGTKVYYGTHDTQRARLRQDWPGLFGNGR
- a CDS encoding 2Fe-2S iron-sulfur cluster-binding protein: MTEGQTVLEAALQANVPFPHSCRSGRCGACKSQLLSGEVMMLQHSPFALDASERTAGNILACRAVPLTDVAVAWRNEQVVVGAQARIVALHTMAPDIYRLVLRPDEPIAFSPGQFFEIELAPGITRSYSVASEQGALDLEFHIRAIAGGRASGILVRERELGDVVRVSGPFGTAIGDDQASGPILAIAASTGHAPVQSILISNDGRRVHLVSFARQHDGFYLNGLFTRAAEADTRFTYQAITTGAVARGKSASPLAEAIHQLDCSLLSGQVYIAGPSGFVDAAAALVSARHCLTGAILTDRFELSAAAAS
- a CDS encoding DUF6692 family protein; this encodes MKYGRFFLMIATSTVVMFGLMYLNTYLFSHVFWSETRAWMALVMGGAMAIIMLAFMLSMYKNKALNVAIFAGAAVVFGLSLWLVRSQVTVDDSDYMSAMIPHHSIAIMTSSRAGIEDGRVRKLADEIIYAQDKEISEMKYLLASIAEDGKQPANPTTPAPMVDSIAAALASAEVTVLDPEFLSPEEISAALPAGSQCTFLYTEDSKPALAIGPGDAGTFAALKLSGDVVRIGSDNMGSFASGDLSLTLAGKDGQAIEELTDQDLPEVIMELAIADQLQAGYMGYLRCP
- a CDS encoding glutaredoxin family protein, coding for MSQQQTAGPRSASLYRMVMPSHICPYGLKSKDLLERAGYTVEDHHLKSREETNAFKREHQVETTPQTFINGSRIGGHDDLRRFLGKPVADPNATSYRPVIVLFALTAFTAVAASYAAYGTPFVVRTVEWFISFSMVALALLKLQDVEQFSTMFLNYDLLGRRWVPYSYIYPYAEALAGLLMIAGALIWLSVPVALFIGTVGAASVYKAVYIDRRELKCACVGGSSNVPLGFVSLTENLMMVAMALWMLVSRALLSAA